The following are encoded together in the Planctobacterium marinum genome:
- the ovoA gene encoding 5-histidylcysteine sulfoxide synthase, whose protein sequence is MCKQLLTLSKPPFLSGGTVEQKRAHLKTYFRETWELYESLFSLIKRDEAYFLRPEPLRHPLIFYYGHTAVFYINKLILGKFIPERIAPHLESICAVGVDEMSWDDLKPDNYQWPDVDEVRAYRNRVKAQILDLIDNMPLELPIRQDSLAWIVLMGIEHERIHIETSSVIMRMLDLKYLKAHDDWKACTEVGNAPENELRQVSGKSLVLGKTERNDTYGWDNEFGELPVEVEDFEASKYLVSNGEFLHFIEAGGYQTPDLWTEEGQSWLSFTKAEMPRFWHYRDGQYWQRNLLQEIPLPLNWPVEVNYLEAKAFCNWKNQQSEQFIRLPTEAEWQVMRDSLDTDLPFWAVAPGNINLEHFASSCPVNSFKQGDFFDILGNVWQWTESPIDAFEGFKVHPLYDDFSTPTFDGQHNLIKGGSWISTGNEATRDSRYAFRRHFFQHAGFRYVASQSESVPITPVNCYETQPDISQMLHHHYNAQLSRNNDLVHLAELVASHCSNASKVLDLGCGTGRLSFELARYVAHVDGIDLTARHIQHALHFKEQQQLRYAMPVEGELLSYHEVVPEDLDLNDTLLNKVNFVQGDGHNLKPQFTDYDVIVCHRVIDAVYHPEQFLKSVLTRLNQNGLLLLSSDWQWQENGLAKDKWLGGFKKDGESQTSAEGVVQLLSEQCDLVSQSQLETRFQYCSRKTALIQNDVMLWRKK, encoded by the coding sequence ATGTGCAAACAACTACTGACACTGAGTAAACCGCCTTTCTTAAGCGGTGGAACAGTGGAACAAAAACGCGCACATTTGAAAACTTACTTCCGGGAAACATGGGAGTTGTACGAATCATTGTTTAGCTTGATCAAACGTGATGAAGCTTACTTCCTTCGCCCCGAGCCCTTGCGTCATCCGCTGATTTTTTACTATGGTCACACAGCGGTTTTCTATATCAATAAATTGATTCTTGGCAAATTTATACCAGAGCGCATAGCTCCGCACCTGGAGTCTATTTGCGCGGTGGGTGTGGATGAAATGTCATGGGATGATCTCAAACCCGACAATTATCAGTGGCCTGATGTTGACGAAGTTCGAGCTTATCGCAATAGGGTTAAAGCACAAATCTTAGATCTGATTGACAACATGCCTTTAGAATTGCCCATTCGACAAGACTCCTTGGCCTGGATTGTCTTGATGGGTATTGAACACGAGCGCATTCACATAGAGACCTCTTCAGTGATCATGCGCATGCTGGATTTAAAGTACCTGAAAGCGCATGACGATTGGAAGGCCTGTACCGAAGTGGGTAATGCTCCAGAAAATGAATTGCGACAGGTATCCGGTAAATCGCTGGTATTGGGTAAAACCGAAAGAAACGATACTTACGGTTGGGACAACGAATTCGGCGAACTTCCTGTTGAAGTTGAAGATTTTGAGGCCAGCAAGTACCTGGTATCGAATGGCGAGTTTTTACATTTTATTGAGGCCGGCGGTTATCAAACACCTGACTTGTGGACTGAGGAAGGGCAGAGTTGGCTGAGTTTCACTAAAGCTGAAATGCCCCGGTTCTGGCACTACCGCGACGGCCAATATTGGCAACGCAATCTGCTGCAAGAGATCCCATTGCCACTGAACTGGCCTGTAGAGGTTAACTACCTGGAAGCTAAAGCTTTTTGTAACTGGAAGAACCAGCAAAGCGAGCAATTTATTCGTTTACCTACCGAAGCCGAGTGGCAGGTAATGCGAGATTCACTGGATACCGATCTGCCTTTCTGGGCCGTGGCACCGGGTAATATTAATCTTGAGCACTTCGCGTCCTCTTGCCCGGTGAACAGCTTCAAGCAAGGCGACTTTTTTGACATTTTGGGCAACGTCTGGCAATGGACAGAAAGCCCGATAGACGCTTTTGAGGGCTTTAAAGTACATCCACTGTATGACGACTTTTCAACCCCGACATTCGATGGGCAACACAACCTCATCAAAGGCGGCTCTTGGATTTCCACTGGCAATGAAGCCACCCGAGACTCCCGCTATGCTTTTCGCAGACACTTTTTTCAACACGCCGGATTTCGTTACGTGGCCAGTCAAAGTGAATCGGTACCCATAACACCGGTGAATTGCTACGAGACCCAACCAGACATCAGTCAGATGCTGCACCACCACTACAATGCACAACTAAGCAGAAACAATGATCTGGTGCATCTGGCGGAGTTAGTGGCGAGCCATTGCTCTAATGCATCTAAGGTATTAGATTTAGGTTGTGGCACCGGGCGTTTGAGCTTTGAACTGGCCCGCTATGTAGCTCATGTTGACGGTATCGATTTGACTGCCCGACACATTCAACATGCCTTACACTTCAAAGAACAACAACAGCTGCGTTACGCCATGCCAGTAGAAGGCGAGTTGCTGTCTTATCACGAGGTGGTGCCGGAAGATCTCGATTTAAATGACACGCTACTCAACAAGGTGAACTTTGTACAAGGAGATGGACACAACCTGAAACCGCAATTCACCGATTATGATGTCATTGTTTGTCACCGGGTTATTGATGCGGTATATCACCCTGAGCAATTCCTTAAAAGTGTATTAACCCGGCTAAACCAAAACGGCTTGTTGCTGCTCTCCAGTGACTGGCAATGGCAGGAGAATGGCTTAGCCAAAGACAAGTGGTTAGGCGGATTCAAAAAAGATGGAGAGAGCCAAACCAGCGCAGAGGGCGTTGTACAACTTTTATCTGAGCAATGTGACCTGGTATCTCAAAGCCAACTGGAAACACGGTTTCAATATTGCTCGAGAAAAACAGCATTAATACAAAATGACGTTATGCTGTGGCGCAAAAAATAA
- a CDS encoding outer membrane protein, producing MKRQLFIFTIGLTSLHALADNASWYVKPYLGLSSISDQQGTLVQAANNTDITTNTDSGFTSGIALGYQYNAHYSAELGWEYRSSDTDSQLSANDNSYGGNYASSLFFLNGFYHLASSSDWTPYVGAGLAWVQEVDLDLELNGTEQSYSGDGDTGYQLMLGVDYAIGSQWQANAELRYLTIGDIDLQGEENATGELRGFDYDPMTLSVALKYRF from the coding sequence ATGAAACGCCAGTTATTTATATTCACTATAGGCCTGACATCCCTTCACGCTCTGGCTGATAATGCCAGCTGGTATGTGAAACCTTACCTGGGACTGAGTAGTATTTCAGACCAACAAGGCACGCTAGTGCAAGCAGCCAATAATACAGACATAACCACAAACACAGACAGTGGTTTCACCAGTGGCATTGCATTGGGATATCAATACAATGCGCATTATTCTGCAGAGTTAGGCTGGGAATACCGCAGCAGCGATACAGACAGTCAATTAAGTGCAAACGACAACAGCTACGGTGGCAACTATGCTTCCAGCTTGTTTTTTCTCAATGGTTTTTACCACCTTGCCTCTTCATCAGATTGGACACCTTATGTGGGTGCAGGACTCGCTTGGGTACAAGAAGTCGATCTTGATCTTGAACTCAATGGCACCGAGCAGTCTTATTCGGGTGATGGCGACACAGGTTACCAACTGATGCTAGGTGTGGATTACGCCATTGGCTCGCAGTGGCAGGCGAATGCTGAGCTTCGCTATTTGACCATTGGCGATATTGACCTTCAAGGAGAAGAGAATGCAACAGGTGAGCTGCGGGGCTTTGATTACGACCCAATGACCCTGAGTGTGGCATTAAAATATCGTTTTTAA
- the pip gene encoding prolyl aminopeptidase has translation MKQLYPAIEPYRQEKLKVSELHLIHFEEAGNPNGQAALFLHGGPGLGILPVYRRFFDAQHYRIILPDQRGAGRSRPYAELEENETWHIVEDLEKLRKHLGIERWLVMSGSWGSLLALCYAIKYPEAISGLILRGVFLGRGKDIDWVYGGVGTAQIFPEQWAKFKAPFKESPDQDIVAKYYEVLSGDDKERAKKLALIWASYGANTMTLLPNSQSSRDITATDKMLALARTECHFAQHNFFLPDDNYVLDNVHRLQSIPTHIVHGRYDAICPVGTAWDLHQQLPHSHLHIVADGAHIPTEPGMVDKLIAISDEMKT, from the coding sequence TTGAAGCAACTTTACCCCGCCATTGAACCCTACCGACAAGAAAAGCTTAAAGTGTCTGAACTACACCTGATACATTTTGAAGAAGCTGGCAACCCGAATGGACAAGCGGCGTTGTTTTTACATGGTGGACCGGGTCTGGGGATTTTGCCTGTTTATCGACGCTTTTTTGATGCGCAGCACTATCGTATTATTTTGCCAGACCAACGCGGTGCGGGCCGAAGTAGGCCCTATGCAGAACTTGAGGAAAATGAAACCTGGCATATTGTCGAAGACCTGGAAAAGCTACGTAAGCATCTTGGCATCGAGCGCTGGTTGGTGATGAGTGGCAGCTGGGGCAGCCTGTTGGCCCTCTGTTACGCCATCAAATATCCCGAGGCAATCTCAGGTTTGATCCTCAGAGGCGTTTTTTTGGGCCGCGGCAAAGATATAGATTGGGTCTATGGTGGAGTGGGTACAGCTCAGATTTTCCCGGAGCAATGGGCAAAATTTAAAGCGCCATTTAAAGAATCCCCGGACCAAGACATTGTCGCTAAATACTATGAAGTTCTGTCTGGTGACGATAAAGAGCGAGCTAAAAAGTTAGCCTTAATTTGGGCCAGCTACGGTGCTAATACCATGACCCTGTTACCCAACTCCCAATCCAGCAGAGACATTACCGCCACGGATAAAATGCTGGCATTAGCGCGCACCGAGTGCCATTTCGCACAGCACAACTTTTTCCTGCCTGATGACAACTATGTACTGGATAATGTGCATAGATTGCAGTCCATCCCAACTCACATAGTGCACGGCCGCTATGATGCCATTTGCCCGGTGGGTACAGCGTGGGATTTGCATCAACAATTGCCCCATAGTCATCTGCATATTGTCGCAGATGGTGCCCACATTCCCACAGAGCCAGGTATGGTGGATAAACTCATCGCCATTAGCGATGAAATGAAAACCTAA
- a CDS encoding ZrgA family zinc uptake protein encodes MAKFSRYTKRAGLVAATSFLSLSATAADSHVHGELQLQLVQQGATLAVRLESPLANLVSFEYQPVDAEDKLKLNQVVSQLKNTAWLETTPAQCDAQQVQVSYSWQSGTVEASEQSAHHHDDHDHDHDHDHDHDHDHDHDHDHDHDHDSQHASVTMEYELLCDSGEFGDISVSLFSVLPALKKVQMQWIAERGQGAKTLTPDEPGFKL; translated from the coding sequence ATGGCGAAATTCAGTCGATATACCAAAAGAGCTGGATTGGTGGCTGCGACTTCATTCTTGTCTTTGTCCGCTACCGCTGCAGATAGCCATGTACACGGTGAGCTGCAGCTACAATTAGTACAACAGGGAGCGACGTTGGCAGTGCGGCTTGAATCACCGCTGGCAAACCTTGTTTCTTTTGAGTATCAGCCAGTAGATGCTGAAGATAAGCTAAAGCTAAATCAGGTGGTTAGCCAACTAAAAAATACTGCCTGGTTAGAGACCACACCTGCTCAATGTGACGCACAACAAGTACAAGTAAGTTATTCGTGGCAATCAGGCACAGTTGAGGCGTCCGAGCAATCCGCCCATCATCATGATGACCATGACCATGACCATGACCATGACCATGACCATGACCATGACCATGACCATGACCATGACCATGACCATGACCATGACTCACAGCATGCTTCTGTCACAATGGAATATGAATTACTGTGTGATAGCGGCGAGTTCGGAGACATTAGCGTTTCGCTGTTTTCAGTACTACCCGCGTTAAAGAAGGTGCAGATGCAGTGGATAGCTGAGCGAGGTCAAGGGGCGAAAACACTCACCCCTGATGAACCCGGTTTTAAGCTCTAG
- a CDS encoding flavin reductase family protein, which produces MKSWTRADIQAMQQRYRAMFINSLSGFKSANLVGTTDANGNENLCIVSSVFHIGADPALMGMITRPQSVRRDSVANIKATGYYTLNQVNTDIVVAAHQTSARYEADISEFTETGLTAHYEPGFVAPFVAESQLRIGLKLVETKLLEINQTELIIGEIMLVQSKESALEPDGSIDIEQLNSVAISGLDRYHSTQKITRLSYAKPHSQPEELLFDTPDQTSQE; this is translated from the coding sequence ATGAAATCCTGGACCCGCGCTGATATACAGGCAATGCAGCAGCGCTATCGAGCCATGTTTATTAACTCCCTGTCAGGCTTTAAGAGCGCCAATCTAGTGGGCACCACCGACGCCAATGGCAACGAGAACTTGTGTATCGTCAGCTCGGTGTTTCACATTGGTGCCGATCCCGCGTTAATGGGTATGATTACCCGCCCACAAAGCGTTCGACGAGATTCCGTGGCCAACATCAAAGCCACTGGTTACTACACTCTAAATCAGGTTAACACGGATATAGTCGTCGCAGCTCACCAGACGTCTGCACGCTACGAAGCAGATATCAGTGAATTCACCGAAACGGGATTAACAGCCCACTATGAACCGGGATTTGTGGCCCCTTTCGTAGCAGAAAGCCAACTGCGTATCGGATTGAAACTGGTAGAAACCAAGCTACTGGAAATTAATCAAACAGAACTGATTATTGGTGAAATAATGCTGGTTCAAAGTAAAGAGTCTGCGCTGGAGCCCGATGGTAGTATCGACATAGAGCAACTCAATAGTGTTGCCATATCGGGACTGGATCGTTACCACTCAACGCAAAAAATCACCCGTCTAAGCTATGCCAAACCACATAGCCAACCCGAAGAGCTGTTGTTTGACACTCCAGACCAAACATCGCAGGAGTAA
- a CDS encoding SDR family NAD(P)-dependent oxidoreductase, whose amino-acid sequence MKQILITGASSGIGEQLAKDYANQGWRVYACGRNSEKLQALQNKTSNLQALAFDVTEPEQIVQAASQIEGQLDLLLLNAGNCEYIDDPLHFDGALFERVIKVNLVAIGYCLETLLPKVRSGGQLAIVSSSAAYLPFPRASAYGTSKAGASYLAKTLAIELKPHNIDVSLISPGFVKTPLTDKNDFEMPMQVSVDFASNAIIKGLAKRKSEVHFPSRFTFFLKLLAALPAPIWKSIARKMLPSAQPQS is encoded by the coding sequence ATGAAACAGATTTTGATCACCGGAGCTTCCTCGGGCATCGGTGAACAGTTAGCAAAAGATTATGCCAACCAAGGGTGGCGGGTATATGCCTGTGGCCGCAACAGTGAAAAGTTGCAAGCGTTACAAAATAAAACCTCCAACTTGCAGGCATTGGCGTTTGACGTCACGGAGCCAGAGCAGATTGTTCAGGCGGCCTCTCAGATTGAGGGACAGTTGGATCTGTTGCTGCTCAACGCTGGCAACTGTGAGTATATAGACGATCCTTTGCACTTCGACGGGGCGCTTTTTGAGCGGGTTATCAAAGTTAATCTGGTGGCCATCGGCTACTGTCTTGAAACCCTGCTGCCAAAAGTGCGTTCTGGTGGCCAATTAGCCATCGTTAGCTCCAGTGCCGCCTATTTGCCTTTTCCTCGTGCTTCAGCCTACGGCACCTCAAAAGCGGGAGCCAGCTACCTGGCGAAAACCCTGGCCATTGAGTTAAAGCCCCACAATATCGATGTTAGTTTGATAAGTCCCGGCTTCGTAAAAACACCACTTACTGATAAAAATGATTTCGAAATGCCCATGCAGGTCAGTGTCGATTTCGCATCTAACGCTATTATTAAAGGGTTGGCTAAACGCAAAAGTGAAGTGCACTTTCCTTCTCGTTTTACTTTCTTTTTGAAGCTGCTGGCAGCGCTCCCGGCACCCATCTGGAAAAGTATCGCGCGTAAAATGTTGCCATCAGCTCAGCCACAATCTTAA
- a CDS encoding MerC domain-containing protein → MRDIIGTILSSLCIIHCVLSAVLLLLGGTGLVSATWHSSEIHLIFFLPVLLVATLSFPHAKRQHGNNQPLVYGVIGMALLTISLMLELIWHLHVLETILTVIGGGILIYAHQMNRRLSEMQPS, encoded by the coding sequence GTGCGCGATATTATCGGTACTATTTTATCAAGTTTATGCATTATACATTGCGTGCTTAGCGCCGTGTTGTTGTTGCTTGGTGGCACCGGTCTTGTCTCAGCTACATGGCATTCTTCTGAGATTCACCTTATTTTCTTCTTGCCTGTTTTGTTGGTGGCGACACTGAGTTTCCCACACGCTAAACGTCAGCATGGTAATAACCAGCCGCTAGTATATGGTGTTATAGGTATGGCCTTGCTGACTATTTCATTAATGCTTGAGCTTATCTGGCATTTGCATGTTCTGGAAACCATTTTGACGGTAATTGGCGGTGGAATTCTCATATATGCCCATCAGATGAATCGCCGTTTGTCAGAAATGCAACCTTCCTGA
- a CDS encoding response regulator transcription factor, with protein MRILVVEDDSAVAGFLNKGLAESGHNVDVASEGKQGLFLATTEQYDAIVLDRMLPGVDGITILNTLRASEIKTPVLILSAKNKVDDKVKGLRSGADDYLTKPFAFEELLARLDILVARSMQTDVKDTKLRAFDLELDLLTREVNRGTQNIELQSKEFRLLEYMLRNKGQVITRTMLLEHVWDYHFDPQTNVIDVHISRLRQKIDKGFEHSIIETIRGAGYRIPTES; from the coding sequence ATGCGTATCTTGGTAGTTGAAGACGACAGTGCCGTAGCGGGATTTTTAAACAAAGGGTTAGCGGAGTCTGGCCACAATGTTGACGTTGCCTCAGAGGGTAAGCAGGGCTTGTTTTTAGCCACCACTGAACAATACGACGCGATAGTATTAGACAGAATGCTACCCGGAGTGGATGGCATCACCATTCTAAATACCTTAAGGGCCTCTGAGATAAAGACGCCGGTGCTAATCTTAAGTGCAAAAAACAAAGTCGATGACAAGGTAAAAGGCCTGCGCAGTGGTGCCGACGACTACCTGACCAAACCCTTTGCTTTCGAGGAATTATTGGCTCGCCTGGATATTCTGGTGGCCAGGAGCATGCAAACCGATGTTAAGGATACCAAGCTTCGCGCCTTTGACCTTGAGCTGGACCTGTTAACCAGAGAGGTTAATCGCGGCACGCAAAATATTGAGCTGCAATCAAAAGAGTTTCGCCTTTTGGAATACATGTTGCGCAACAAAGGCCAGGTGATAACGCGTACCATGCTACTTGAACACGTCTGGGATTATCACTTTGATCCACAAACTAATGTTATAGACGTGCACATCAGTCGTTTGCGACAAAAAATTGATAAAGGCTTTGAACACAGCATTATAGAAACCATACGCGGCGCAGGCTACCGCATACCCACTGAGAGTTGA
- a CDS encoding SAM-dependent methyltransferase, producing MEQIQTTENLTRSRTTEFYQSMVFKILTEARIGRLTMKIGEESYGFGDANSELQAEVVVYDRQIFKTLMFKGSIGIAEDYVAGKWHSPDLTRVIEFFVANQDSLDAVESKFGPLVRLGYFFKKFKNRNNVAQAKKNILAHYDLGNHLYKRFLDSNMQYSSAIYPDTLTDLESAQVHKMDTICQRLALQPGEKVIEIGTGWGGLAVHMAKHYGVQVTTTTISDAQHEYAAQRIEQEGLQDSITLLRKDYRALEGEFDKLVSIEMIEAVGHEYLDGFFAKCSSLLKPNGLMLIQAITIADQRYDHYRKDVDFIQTYIFPGGCLPSIQRMSQCLSNNTDMVLHELHDIGLHYAKTLQDWREKFFEAWPELAKEGFDQQFKRLWEYYLCYCEGGFLQRAISTVHLVSRKPRFQG from the coding sequence ATGGAACAAATACAAACAACTGAAAATCTGACTCGCTCCCGCACCACTGAGTTCTATCAATCAATGGTATTTAAGATTTTGACTGAAGCACGTATCGGCCGGCTCACCATGAAGATTGGCGAAGAGAGTTACGGGTTTGGCGATGCAAACTCAGAGCTCCAAGCTGAGGTAGTTGTATACGACCGTCAGATATTTAAAACCCTCATGTTCAAGGGCAGTATCGGTATAGCAGAAGATTATGTGGCCGGAAAATGGCATTCACCGGACCTCACTCGTGTTATTGAATTTTTCGTGGCAAACCAGGACTCCTTAGATGCGGTTGAAAGCAAGTTCGGTCCGTTGGTGCGATTGGGCTATTTCTTCAAAAAATTCAAAAATCGCAACAACGTTGCTCAAGCCAAAAAGAATATCCTGGCGCATTATGATTTAGGTAACCACCTGTATAAACGCTTCTTAGACAGCAACATGCAGTATTCCAGTGCCATTTACCCCGATACCTTAACGGATTTAGAAAGCGCGCAAGTGCATAAAATGGACACCATCTGTCAACGTCTGGCGTTGCAACCCGGAGAAAAGGTCATAGAGATAGGCACAGGTTGGGGCGGTCTCGCCGTGCACATGGCAAAACACTACGGCGTTCAGGTTACCACCACCACCATTTCAGATGCTCAGCACGAATACGCTGCACAGCGTATTGAGCAAGAGGGCTTACAAGACAGTATTACGTTGCTACGCAAGGATTATCGAGCGCTGGAAGGTGAGTTCGACAAGCTGGTAAGTATTGAAATGATTGAGGCCGTAGGACATGAATATCTCGATGGTTTTTTCGCGAAATGCTCCAGCCTGCTAAAACCCAATGGCCTGATGTTGATCCAGGCTATTACTATTGCCGATCAACGGTACGACCATTACCGAAAAGATGTGGACTTCATCCAAACCTATATCTTTCCCGGTGGCTGCTTGCCCTCCATACAACGTATGAGCCAGTGCCTGTCTAATAATACGGATATGGTGTTGCACGAGTTACACGATATCGGTTTGCATTATGCCAAAACCCTACAGGACTGGCGGGAGAAGTTCTTCGAGGCCTGGCCTGAACTCGCCAAAGAAGGCTTTGACCAGCAATTCAAACGTCTCTGGGAATACTATCTGTGTTACTGCGAAGGTGGGTTTTTACAGCGCGCCATCAGCACAGTGCATTTAGTTTCTCGCAAGCCGCGTTTTCAAGGTTAA
- a CDS encoding sensor histidine kinase: MRTVKFITSSSFIVGSLFSLMLAIGLYLANSYFTTITEYTLQQTPDMQAIQQISKRYTLLMMAVLGSVVLLSFVIAWYVVNRINRMSNTINDIMNTGNLSARLEVDSSWDDLSKLSLVTNRMLQALETMVNDVKSVSDNIAHDLRTPLTRLRADIELSADNGHKHQLLAEVDNILTIFNSLLRIADIEAEKQVSAFKTHDLARIVDDIVSFYEALAEEKHISITLQTKPVELLCERNLVFQALANVIDNAIKFTPENGRIHIHLTVQKDAVKITICDTGPGVPKHLRDKISQRLFRVEHSRSAPGNGLGLALVAAVMQLHGGSLSFKDACNEPENLPGLCSILNFPR; this comes from the coding sequence TTGAGAACAGTCAAATTTATCACCAGTTCCAGCTTTATTGTGGGAAGCTTATTCAGCCTGATGCTGGCAATTGGACTGTACTTAGCCAATTCCTACTTCACCACTATCACCGAATACACTTTGCAGCAGACTCCGGACATGCAAGCTATCCAGCAGATATCCAAACGTTACACCCTGCTGATGATGGCAGTATTGGGTAGTGTTGTACTGCTCAGTTTTGTCATCGCCTGGTACGTGGTTAATCGCATTAACCGTATGTCTAACACCATTAACGATATTATGAATACTGGCAACCTAAGTGCCCGACTGGAAGTGGACAGCAGTTGGGACGACCTGAGCAAATTGTCACTGGTCACCAATCGTATGTTACAAGCTCTGGAAACCATGGTGAACGACGTTAAATCGGTTTCAGACAACATTGCTCATGATTTACGAACGCCACTAACAAGGCTACGCGCTGACATAGAATTGAGCGCCGATAACGGTCACAAGCATCAGTTGCTGGCAGAGGTCGATAACATACTAACTATATTTAACAGTCTATTGCGTATCGCTGATATCGAAGCTGAAAAACAGGTATCCGCATTTAAAACCCATGATTTAGCGAGAATTGTGGATGATATTGTCAGTTTTTATGAAGCCCTGGCCGAAGAGAAACACATCAGTATTACCCTGCAAACCAAACCTGTGGAATTGCTGTGTGAGCGAAATTTAGTTTTCCAGGCTCTGGCCAACGTCATCGATAATGCCATTAAATTCACCCCTGAAAATGGTCGCATCCACATACACCTAACAGTACAAAAAGACGCGGTAAAAATAACCATTTGCGACACAGGTCCCGGTGTACCCAAGCATCTGAGGGACAAGATTAGTCAAAGACTGTTCCGAGTTGAGCACAGCCGCTCAGCTCCCGGCAACGGTCTTGGCCTGGCCTTGGTGGCTGCAGTGATGCAGCTGCACGGGGGGAGTCTGTCATTCAAAGATGCCTGTAACGAGCCAGAAAACCTCCCGGGGTTGTGCAGCATTCTAAATTTCCCTCGATAA
- a CDS encoding methyl-accepting chemotaxis protein translates to MIVLASTHQSTLDENRHLRMQLQELENSLAALEKENRDLKEELYAKKDVESHYEADLVKCMSMSLKQVEGIRETVLGAFQRVDEESQSIAKVSELFDTSTSSLASIVTSMEDMGNKMGGMSNSINGLSEKADSINKFVSTITSISDQTNLLALNAAIEAARAGDAGRGFSVVADEVRSLATETNKSASEVADLVTNIISSTKYAVSAVDELQGNNENLSDGVSELNENYSSIVACCDSMKVAISDTTHRTFIQTVKLDHIVWKADVYAVLQGQSNKEIGSFADHTSCRLGKWYQSSGREIFGRSKTFSDLDSPHAEVHKSGVAAMREAQQGNQDAAMRHLQKMESASERVLQLLDQLCNEWKD, encoded by the coding sequence ATGATAGTACTTGCCTCTACCCATCAAAGCACGCTGGACGAGAACCGCCACTTGCGCATGCAATTACAGGAATTGGAAAATTCCCTGGCCGCTTTGGAAAAAGAAAACCGCGATTTAAAAGAAGAACTTTACGCTAAAAAAGATGTGGAAAGCCACTACGAAGCTGATCTAGTCAAATGCATGAGCATGTCATTGAAACAGGTGGAAGGTATCAGAGAAACGGTACTAGGCGCCTTTCAGCGCGTGGACGAAGAATCTCAGTCGATTGCAAAAGTCAGTGAGTTATTCGACACCTCTACTAGTTCGTTAGCCAGCATCGTGACCTCAATGGAAGATATGGGCAACAAGATGGGTGGTATGAGTAACAGCATCAATGGTTTGTCTGAAAAAGCCGACAGCATTAACAAATTTGTTTCCACCATTACCAGTATCTCCGACCAAACTAACTTGCTCGCTCTTAATGCCGCCATTGAGGCAGCGCGTGCCGGCGACGCGGGTCGTGGCTTTAGCGTAGTAGCAGACGAAGTGCGCAGTCTGGCCACCGAAACCAATAAATCAGCCAGTGAAGTCGCCGACTTAGTTACCAACATTATCAGCTCCACCAAATATGCAGTAAGTGCCGTGGATGAGCTACAAGGTAACAATGAAAACCTGTCAGATGGTGTCTCAGAATTAAATGAGAACTACTCGTCTATTGTGGCCTGCTGTGACTCCATGAAAGTAGCTATTTCCGACACCACCCACCGCACATTTATCCAGACGGTGAAACTAGATCATATCGTTTGGAAAGCCGACGTCTATGCAGTACTGCAAGGTCAGAGTAATAAAGAAATTGGTAGCTTTGCCGACCACACAAGTTGCCGCTTGGGCAAATGGTATCAAAGCAGTGGCAGGGAAATCTTTGGTCGCAGCAAAACCTTTAGTGATTTGGACAGTCCACATGCCGAAGTTCACAAATCAGGTGTTGCTGCAATGCGCGAAGCACAGCAGGGCAATCAAGATGCTGCAATGCGCCATCTACAGAAAATGGAAAGTGCCAGTGAACGGGTTTTACAGCTGTTAGACCAGCTGTGTAACGAATGGAAAGATTAA